In one window of Syngnathus typhle isolate RoL2023-S1 ecotype Sweden linkage group LG7, RoL_Styp_1.0, whole genome shotgun sequence DNA:
- the LOC133157411 gene encoding uncharacterized protein LOC133157411, with protein sequence MYAGIMLFAIALRGSFASADKDTCDLYAAVGQMVELPFIYNQLANTDVLSWTHNGTIIFNREQTRVSVGKPEDVSKTGSLLLKNLKLSSGGLYQAIVRKPNWTLVSEWTGRLCTLDKVSQPRLGYLCDLQIGFVNLSCHAANPHDLSFSWSVNDIVLSGATKQTLNVSLDREKSFTCRVRNRFSTEKSDTVRPVCKNPPATSPAMPSTLSCLTSKTIIAILAGEAALFLLLLVIVAALCRRPGRDETRLSGKEGFRMVSVKQQRSELSSPDYETMNPADVGAPAFQEPSTRISHPSASTPGENLPQPEQAATKDPSPVPKPRTKNPQTPNM encoded by the coding sequence ATGTACGCCGGCATCATGCTCTTCGCGATTGCTCTGCGTGGATCCTTTGCGAGCGCCGACAAGGACACGTGTGACTTGTACGCCGCCGTCGGACAAATGGTGGAGCTTCCGTTTATTTATAACCAACTGGCCAACACGGACGTGCTGAGCTGGACTCACAACGGCACCATCATTTTCAACCGGGAGCAAACCAGAGTGTCCGTCGGGAAACCCGAGGACGTCTCCAAGACCGGATCGCTCCTGTTGAAGAACCTGAAGCTCTCCAGCGGGGGTTTGTACCAGGCCATTGTGCGCAAACCCAATTGGACTCTGGTCAGCGAGTGGACCGGCCGTCTCTGCACTTTGGACAAGGTGTCGCAACCGCGACTCGGTTACCTCTGTGACCTGCAAATCGGGTTTGTCAATCTAAGCTGCCACGCGGCCAATCCTCACGATTTGTCCTTCTCGTGGTCCGTCAATGATATCGTCTTATCGGGTGCCACCAAGCAGACTTTGAACGTATCGCTGGACAGGGAGAAGAGTTTCACGTGTAGGGTAAGGAACAGATTCAGCACGGAGAAGAGCGACACTGTTCGTCCAGTTTGTAAAAACCCACCGGCGACTTCACCGGCGATGCCGTCAACTCTGTCTTGCTTGACATCCAAAACGATCATCGCCATACTGGCGGGAGAAGCAGCGCTGTTTCTTCTTCTGCTCGTCATCGTCGCCGCGTTGTGTCGTCGGCCAGGACGGGACGAAACGCGCCTTTCGGGGAAAGAAGGTTTCAGAATGGTTTCCGTAAAACAGCAGAGATCTGAGCTCAGCAGCCCAGATTACGAAACCATGAACCCCGCTGATGTTGGCGCTCCAGCCTTTCAAGAACCTTCCACCAGAATTTCCCATCCGAGTGCTTCGACGCCCGGTGAAAACCTTCCACAGCCTGAGCAAGCTGCTACCAAAGACCCCTCACCTGTGCCAAAACCCAGGACCAAGAACCCACAGACACCAAATATGTGA